One Littorina saxatilis isolate snail1 linkage group LG11, US_GU_Lsax_2.0, whole genome shotgun sequence genomic window, tcatgcaacacaaagctgttaattcaagacataggaagtacaatggtgcttattggctctttctaccatgagatatggtcacttttagtggttcactaccttattttggtcacatttcataagggtcaaagtgaccttgaccttatgtgaccaaatgtgtctcatgatgaaagcataacatgtgccccacataattaagtttgaaacagttatcttccatagttcagggtcaaggtcacttcaaaatatgtatacaatccaactttgaagagctcctgtgaccttgaccttgaagcaaggtaaaccaaactggtatcaaaagatggggcttactttgccctatatatcatatataggtgaggtattgaatctcaaaaacttcagagaaaatgggaaaaatgtgaaaaatagctgtttttaagacaacatttatggcccctgcgaccttgaccttgaagtaaggtcaagatgctatgtatgttttttggggccttgtcatcatacaccatcttgccaaatttggtactgatagactgaatagtgtccaagaaatatccaacgttaaagttttccggacggacggacggacggacgactcgggtgagtacatagactcacttttgcttcgcatgtgagtcaaaaagcagtactctgagttggactgttactggttccaatgaccagcctaccgtttttttctgaACTGTTTGCACCATAAaggtttgcgtaccggtttgaaaaaaatactagcgccatcaatGATCTCAAAGCTTTTCAGTCCTACTGGTGAAAAAACAGTGACTTCTACAGTTCTCAAATATTTCAAATCTTGCTGTTGATTTAGCTGAACTTGTCTTACATTTTCTTTTGCATTCGACGTTGTGTCTCCATctctttttccatttttttgcgCTCCTGCTCCTCCTTCCGTCGTATCTGTGCCTGTATTAtcctctccttcttcttctgcatctcTAGGTCCTGCGCAAGACCAAGTAAGGTTCAAATGACCAAGTAAGCACTGTTTttacaaaatcacacacacactcacacacacatacacacacgaaagACCAAAGCAGATGCAAATGACCAAGTAAGCATTGTTTttacaaaatcacacacacacacacacacacacacacacacacacacacacacacgagaacacatacatacacataaaaagtATCCCAGTATATTTTTTTCCTTGCACCATACTGACTGTCAAAACGCCTATCAAACTCTCAGAATTCCATGCACATTCACCGACGTTTTACATAAACTCCgaagaacaaaaaaatatctcACCGAATCTGTAACCGAGGCCTCTTGCCCCGCTCCCACCATATAAGTGAATCCCGACGAGCCGTCATCCGATCCGCCCTGCAAGGAGGTGTGAGAACCGGAATGGCTGCTCTCTGCCTCTCCGCCCACAGCCAAAGCCCCACCCCCACTGCTATCACTGCCACCACCGTGAAGAGGCGGGACTCTCTGAAACTCCGCCCCTCCCATGTCACTCACATCGCTTGAGTCTTTTCGACTGACAGATCCATCACGCCCTTTACCCAGTTTGGGTTTGGGTTTGGGCCTACGAGGGGTGTCTTCTCCCATAGATATGAAGAAACCGTTCCCTGACGACGAATCGTCTTCCTGAGACACcgcttctgcttcttcttcttccgggGCAAAGgctgggtgggggtgggaggcgatggaggaggggggagaaggggggTCCATGGTGGAGGGAACGAGGGAGGGGGAGGACAGGTGGGAGGTGTGGTTGGACAGAGGTGGGTGCTGGGCGGCGATTCTCCCCCCGTGAGCTGTTCTTGAGCTTGGCGGTTGTAGTGGTTGTTGCGGTTGTGCTGGTTTTTGCTGATGTTGCGGCGATGGTGGTTGGTGGTGAGGGGGTTGTTGGTGAGGGGGTTGGAGATGAGGGGGTGATGGCTGATGAGGGGGATGCTGAGGGAAGCCTGGCTCGGCAGGGACTCCCTGGGGCGAGTGCGTGGTGCGAAACTGTTCTTGCTGCTGTAGCGTCAGTCTCTTGATCTCCCCTTGAAGCTCCGTTAGGCTTCGGTTCAGGTTGTCCAACGATTGGTCGTACTCCTGTTCCCCGCCGCCCGACGAAATCCCTCTCTCGGGCGTCCTGCGTGGTGATTGGCTGACCTCCCTGACCTGCGGGTGCATGGGGGGACTGTCTCGCGTTAACACACGTTCAGTTAACACACGTTCAGTTAACACACGTTCAGGCTCCACAACAGGCACGGGGGAGGCTCGGGCCTCCTGACCCAAACAGGATGACGGTTGAGGAGAATATCCGAAAGCAGCCGCGGCCATAGAAGGGGGGCAACTCTGCATCATGTCACTGCTCAGTTCGCTGACGGGGACACCATTCTCGTCTTCCAGCTCTTTGGAGCGAATGACGTCCCCTTCTGGGTCACTGCCGTGAAACCACCGTCTACGCACACCATCGATAGTCTGTTGGATTCCTTCCCGCGAGAACGACCGCCCACCAGCAGCAGTAGAGGGGGATTCTGACGCTGACGTGGAGTTTGACGAAATGGGGGAATGGGTGGTGAGGGTGGCTGGGCGACTGGCTTCGTCTAGCCCAACCTGCCCCAGCCTTTCCTGTAGCAGAGCTTGCGTAAGGCAGGAGGGAGGGTTGACCAGTGGTGCGCTGTCCGTCAaatccctcccccctctcaaGCCCGTCAGCCCTGGTTGCGCGCAGAAAACACCAGCGGAGCCTGCCGGTACGTCCTGCTTGTTGATGACTCGCATGAAGGCCGCTTTTCCCAGGCGCTGTCGCATCTTGGCGGTGTGCACCTCCTGCTGGTGTTtcttcctctctatctccctcctcTTCTCCTCCAGTTTCAGCCGCAGCTGCGATAACTCCGTAGTAGGGGGACTGCTGTGTTCTCCGTTACTGGCGGAAGCCCCAGCACCAGCGCCCCCGGAAGGCACAGCCCCCTGAGCGGCGTTTCTCTGAGCGCTCTGCTGCCAGGTAGTTTCATTCGGCAGACGAGCAAAAGTCGCTCTCTTGGCGCTGTCGGCTTTCTGCTGGAAGGCGGCCTTGAGGCTACTACCACCACTACCAGCATGGCCACCCTGGTCCCTCTGCTCCTGCTGCATGTACACCACACCAGAGTTATCAACGTTGCCTATCCCTTTCATGCGCCGGATCTGTGCAAAGCTGGTGGTGCCCGGCTTCTTGTGCATGTCGCCGGAGTCCGGCAAGTGATCAGTGATGAGCTGACCAGGCTTGGGAACGCCGCCCATGTCAGCGAGGGGATGGGACAAGGCTGGAGGGGGGGCGTGAGATGGATATTTCGGCATTTCGCCCACACGCCGAGGGGAATGCTTCAGCGACTCCCTGGCTTTGTGATCCTGGTGAATCTTGTGCGACTCGTGGTCAGAGAAATCTCCGGAACTGCGACTGCTTCCGATGCTGCCCTCCCTGGAGGCTCCTACCTGTCGCACTGCTCCTTCTCCGACAAAGTCGCTGGTGCTCTGGCCAATCACAGGCAGGCCCAAGTCTCGCGCTGTCTGAGAATCACAGACCTGGCTCTCCAGTGTGTAGCTGGTGGCCGGTGGCTCCCCCTGCCCCGCTACTCTGCTGGCTGTTCTTCGGGGAGTCGTCAGGGGAATTTCTGTGGAGGAGTCGGGCGCAATCATGAAGGCGTCATACGCTGGGTGAGATCCTGGcctttgtggttgttgttgttgaacttGTTGTTGTGTTGCAGGAGCTGTGGTGTCTGAGCTGCTCGTGATGGTGTCGCCGCTTCGAGGGGTCGCAAAATCCACCGAAGCGAGCGGGGTCACGATGGTCTCGTCCATGGATGAGCCGCTCGATCGCTGAGACGCAGTCTCCTCACCTCCTCCACCAACCCCACTCCCGCCGGACGGACTGACTCTCCCTTGTACCGAGCCTCCAGGAGGGGAGAGCTTTCCCTTGGTGGGCTTGGTGGGCGAGAACATCTTCTTCTTGGGGGTTCGATCCCCTCTCTCTTCCGCCTTGCTGTGATTGTTGACTTTCTCTTTGGCCGGCCGCAGCTTGGCGGGCATCAGGGGTTCCTGGCGGTCAGTGCTTGCCCCCGACACGCTGTGACGACCCCCTAACCGTGCGGAAGTGTGACCAGGCGTGACGCTGGTCATGTCAAGGAACTCCGGGTGGTTGGGGTCATCCAGGTTGGAATTGCGGGACTGGTTGTGACCTGTGAACTCGAAGTCGGCAAGGTCGGCGCTTGAAACTGGGTCAAAGTCAGTGTCGTCAGCGTCCCAGGACACAGAGACGTTTTCCAGCAGAGTGGATCCATTGCTGCCCCTGcagagaaagaaacaagcaTTAAAAACACAAGTCACGAGCAAATAAATGTGACAGCCTCACAATTTGTGTATGAATTCATGCCTTCTCTGATACCATAATGTCAAGGTAAGTCACTTGATATTTATGGTTAAAGATTAGTAGACAAATAATACtcttattgtaaaacaaagtatgCATGAACACAAAATCTTAatataaaacagtttaaacagAATTTTCAAAATGACTGCATTACTGGTAACACGTACTGAACGCTGCTAAAATCACAGTatcacactgacacaaacagacacaccaacagacacgcacgcacgcacacacctctCCCGAATGTCTTGATCATCCTGCCAGGCTATGACAGAACGTCGCACAGTTTCCCTCTCCTGGGGCAAAGACAGCGACTGGGATCGACGAGAGGGGGTAGTACGCCTctgtagcagtggttgttgacGAGATGGCAAACTACTGCAAACACAGAATGCAGAAGAAAGCACTTCATAAACCATATTGTTTGTATTTTGAATGCTAATGATAATCAATGTTCGAAAATGACTCTGAGGTTTTATTGGCAGTGCAAAAGTTGCGCCCATCAAAGCAACACGGATCGAATGCTATTGTCACTGATAAATTCTGTCAAAACATCTATTCATTTACCATTAATCATTCCGTGTATGATGCATCACTCGTCAACTttgtgagttttggaactgagACCACGTCAATTCTAATGAAAGTCAGTGCTGGTAAATTAGTTATTTTGGTGGTAAAGAAATATTGAACGTACATAACGATATTTAGTGTACCTCATTGAAGATTTTGTTAAAAATGATACTTTGACTCTtcttcaccccctccccccttttgtTAACTGAATTTTGAACAGTCTAAGGCCAAATACAAACACAGCTTCTTGACTAACAGCATAACTTCATCAACCATACATTCAAGTTATTCTGTACCAACCTCGGAGTGGCTGTGATCTTTTCAGTTGGATGACGACTGTCGTCAGGCGTTTTCTGGAAACTCCTTTTGGTGGCACTGCTGACCTGTGGAATGCCGGGACTCTGTATCCGTCTCCCTGAGGCTTGCACTGCCCCTGTAAACAAGCAGAACATTACAGATATAGTCGAACGACTCGATCTGTATCCGTCTCCCAGAGGCTTGCACTGCCCCTGTAAACAACCAGAACattatacagtggagtccagctataacgaacctgggtataacgaaatccctcttttaacgaactgccattgatttcccggcagacagccttctatttcttacttgttactttccggctacatcgaaccttttgaactcatttgcataacgaacccctcttttaacaaacacgttttcatcgccccagaacagttttgtctctaaaagtcataaggctacaacgaactgatgtcaataattgtctccaaagacaacaagaagagcaaacgctcgatcgagtcactttcgcagttctgaatattatatgaggcatcagatggacaggaagaaattgctattcacaacacaatgagtcacgttcacataaaatttgagcccggtcacttttatagtttccgagaaaagcccaacgttaagttgtgtgttgccgaacagaaaaggctagttatctcccttgtttttctgataacgttcgtaaaaggctacagatgtaaatactttgatgtaaagaataatcctacaaagtttcaatcacatccgatgaactttgtcaaagatataaaatgtctaatttttcctttgacgctgacctgtgaccttgaaaaaggtcaaaggtcaacgaaaccatcgttaaagtgtagaggtcattggaggtcacaactaaacaaaatatgagcccgatcgctttgatagtttccgagaaaagtccaacgttaaggtggtgtctacggacggacggacggccggccggacagactaacactgaccgattacatagagtcactttttctcaagtgactcaaaaatacacaaaaatacacaaacacaagtgcacatcgcgtgatgagcgaactctgaacaaactaacagcggAAGGTGCACAGATTGAACCACAACCaaaagttgtggtgacgtcatgacattttgcgatgtacgtcagcgaagctcgtgcacatgtggtctgtcttgctaaaaacaatggctgacgaacatggtttcgaaatctggaactgttttttgttttctccgatccgtgaccgagtgacgcgatatagaaccacgcgttcatttgaatcaatactctcctcaggcagtgaagtctcctaaattgctcaacactgtggacagtccggagtgcagttatgtcccgtgaatgagcgagtcaaagttttatcgtgaaaactgacgctttttGTGCACCTCCCACTGTTAGTTTGCTAGagctctctatggattatattatgaagctgttgaaaacaggcagagattgtactctccaaggaaagatcgatgggacgatcatttgaaggtgagtgggaaaacttgtcttgaggccatttagggttgaaaactctacagcgaattactgatataacaaactaaaatgtatctcccttgagattggttgtacccggactccactgtaatGACAGATatagtcgaacctgtctatagcAACCACCTATGGGACCCAGCAAAAGTGGTGTTATTAACAGGTggttgctatggaaaggtgaattctATACAAACAAGAAACTTGTTAGGGATCCTTCATGGTGGTCGAAATGCGCAGGTGTTCGTTATTGAGAGGTGGTGGCCAGGGCATGTTCAACTGTACAGCCAAACCTACACTAGCTACCTGTACGTGCACCGCTTGATGACTAGCATCTGCCTATTCTGACCACCCAAAAGAATCTCCCGTgagtttttttatttatttatttatttttttataaaatcattcaccttttcatagagaccacctgtctataacaataACTTTTGGTCAGTATCTTGGGCGGTCCTCGTGGACTTGTTTGACTGTACTTTCCTTTCTTCCTGTTAAAACAATGAGGTacaatgtgtgtttttttgttggcaATAAATCGATTTTGCACCATGTGAAGTTATCTGATTGAATCTCAAACGGTAGCACTTCTTTCAGTATGTGATGTCACTTCCACggggcaacaacaacaaaaacaaacaaagaatgaTGCAACAATTCACGCGTACCTTCCCCTGCACCCTCCTTGCCGCTCTCAGCCTGAACACACGCCTCCAACAGGTAGAACAGCTCCGCCATGAAGACAATAacatcaacaccaacaacaacaccaccaccaacaccaacaacaaaaaaagacgcAACAATTCACGCAACATACCTTCCCCTGCACCCTCCTTGCCGCTATCGGCCTGAACACACGCCTCCAACAGGTAGAACAGCTCCGCCATGAAGACCAGCACGTTCTCGTGGAGATTCTCACGGCCATACAGGAGGTCCTCGTAGGTGAAGTGAAAACATTTCAACACCAGGTGGCGCTCGCAGAAGGTGCGAATCAGGCGAAGGTTGTACAAGGAGTCCGCTATACCCACGCAGTCCTTAAGGCAGACGTCtgcggaaagaaagaaaatgctAATAAACATCTAGAaccagtgatggcgctaatattttttcaaactggtacgcaaacttttatgataaaaactatccagaaaaaaatggtaggctggtcattagaaccagtaagagtccaaatcagagtactggttttgttgttttaccagcaaatAAAACCCAGTtgttctaaaaaaacaaaccggtaggttatacccgcagccaattattttccgatattttctcatttcaaccgttAACGCCCATACTGTAGAACTGACTGTTTGATCTCTTATTCCTtctttagttttgtttgttctgggtttggtttttgtgtggtttgtgtggtttgtgtgtgtgtgtgtgtgtgtgtgtgtgtgtgtgtgtgtgtgtgggtgggtgggatgaGGTGGTGAGGAGAGGGTAATGGTGCAGGAACATTCCTTGATGCAATGATACACCTGAATATCACAAAGTAGTAATTAATATTGTCCTAATTAGGTGCAATCACATGATCTTCCACCCTTCCACATGCCCTTAGCGCATCCCACTCTGTCcaaagcacccccccccccccctcaagaaAAAGTCAGACTGGAATGAAGACTGCAAGACAAAGCATTTAACACACAAatggatgcacacacacagacagacagacacacacacccattacCTGCCACAGGCAAAGACTCTGGCTGATAAAAGGCAATGGTAGCACCCACAGAACAGCCGTCACCAAGATCACTCATCAGATTCTCCATCTTAGGAATGGTTTTGGAGTCCCGTGGTGGAGTAGATTTGCTCACAATTCGCACCTGtacaaacaaaattgaacacaACACGTTGCACAACTTTTCACATCTGAGAAATTTGGATAAGTTAAATAGATTGGTGCTCATTTCACTGACAGCATAATCAAGATGTAAAGAATTTAGAGAACCAAACATTCATTTATCCCTACATGACATCTGAACAAAAATATTCAGCATTCAATGATCTTTTTATAATTTGTAGAAAAAGCTCATGAGGCAACCTGGTGGCAGTGATTTCAACCCTTCTTCTGAAGACAAACCAGAAGACCCatatgggggcccggtagctcagttggtagagcactggacttgtgatacgagaatccaggccgggacggacacgggtcaactgaaTGTGCAGACTTGAagatggtatccatgttccatccccgtgtcaccacggtGGCACATAACAGACCACAGTCATTCTGCCACAAACgaaggtggctgattacagttTACACTCAGACACGCACACtcctgggtagcgtgactctgttgctgctagctttccatgggaggaagcgacccggatttcccagcaatgggacaatcaagtaatgaaaatgaaaaaaaacataagaaaaaataTCTTGCCGGTATCAAGAGTACCTTCTGGTTGGATTCTCCCTGTATGATCTCCAGGTCCCCCCTGTTGACGAGGGCAGCACAGGTCTTGTTGACCCAGAACATGAGAGCTTCCTCCACCCCCCCGGGCAGCTCGCTCGACGCGTTGAAGCTAGAGTAACGTCTGAAACACATGGTCATGATGTAGATGATTTACACGTGTTACCGCCCTTGTGCTACCTGCCCTCCCTCCAACTCGTCAGGTTAAGTGTGATAtcaattgggcgaagtcgacttcacaaagcttgctgcacgaagctttggcattcATATGTTTTCTGTTAACAACAAgatcaagaacaagaacaagaagaacaagaacaacaacaacaacaacaacaacaaaagggagacaacaacaacaacaaaagagagACGCAACAACGTAACTTTAGGCTtgattaaccccttcactgcccaccccgtatgtaatacgtggtcattttctgtttatcgtacgcccataaccgtatctcatacgtgggatttgtgtcaacaacatttcaggacatttctgaaaactaaatgggaggtaaccactgtccaagtacttgtaggggttctaaacacagttctttcccatagaccgttcggataagttactaccactgtggcagtgaaggggttaaggaACCCCCTACAAAATGTTGAACAATGAACAATACAGTTTCTGTGTTGCACATGGTACAATTTTACACAATgcttcgggcggggatgtagctcagtcggtagcgcgctggatttgtatccagttggccgctgtcagcgtgagttcgtccccacgttcggcgagagatttatttctcagagtcaactttgtgtgcagactctcctcggtgtccgaacacccccgtgtgtacacgcaagcacaagaccaagtgcgcatgaaaaagatcctgtaatccatgtcagagttcggtgggttatagaaacacgaaaatacccagcatgcttcctccgaaagcggagtatggctgcctaaatggcggggtaaaaacggtcatacatgtaaaagccgtgggagtttcagcccatgaacgaacaaacaaacaaacacaatgctCCTTTCTGCGATCAGATTCACAGCTAGGCCACAAAAATCATTTCTTGTGAAACTTTCCTCAAAGCTTTACCTTCAGACAAGTTTCAGACACCTACCTGACAGCCTGCACGATTCTCTCTACGCTGGCAATCTCACTGGCGTAGGCCTTCATCAGGGCGTCTATCAACGACAGGTGGGCAGCCTGGAAAATTACAAATGTGTTATATCAAACCTAAATCATCCACATGACATGGAAAGAAAGTGAATGATACTCCTTCACCAGCACCCCTTAAAAGAAGTCCAAGTTTGATTCATTTTATATTTATAAATTCtgctcatttttgtttttcttgaatTCCCAGGCTGGTGAAAGGTCAGTTCCAGCTTCACAGTTACTGTAAGTGGCCATATCTCTTCAGTATAAAATTGTATCCCAGAAAAGCCACGTTGTACAGCAGGGCCAGCAGTGCTACCTCTTTATTCACTATCTTAATGTTAATTTTAACACTGGAAAATAAGATCCTGAAAGAATCTCATCCGGCATATAGGGGACAGTCAGCTCACATGATTTCCAgccaataaaaagccacatgcACCCGTATAAATAGAATTAGCGAACTTCATTAAaacttttaaattttttattttttttaaagattttgccCTTGTCCTCGGAAACCCACACTGTATGTTTTTGAAGTCCTTAACTACACAAAGCTTACAACTTTGAAGGGAGCTGTGTGCATGAGAACTGTCTCTGTGACGGTAGTGTCCCCAGCCTCTGCCACATAGATGCCTTTTCTGGACAACACCTGTATAATGCTCCAATGAcctgcagaaaaaaagaagaaaaaaagtgtttttttatgGATGCATAAAAACAAATTTGCTGAAACACAGCAGCAGCTAAGATTGCATAGGTTCCACAATAAGTACTGTATTCTGAAACACATCTATGCAGAtctcaggcctgggaatgagtgaaagtggtttgggcgtactgacgggaaaatgttgcgctttaagcatttttaagggcacacggaggctcttttcttacacaattagaaaaggacttcgtcatatttacgacgaaaggtgtatcattcccaggcctgagaTCTGAAATAATTAGAAGAATCCCTCCTTACAACTTGTTCCGCAACTAATTTTCATTTCTGTCAATCAGTGAGGTGAGACAATTGAGGAGGTGATTAGGGATGGGAAAAAGCTAGAAACGAGAAAAGAGgtttagaaagagagagagagagagagagagagagagagagagagagagagagagagagagagagagagagagagagagagagagagagagagacagagagagagagacagagagagagagacagagagagagagagagagagagagagagagagagattgattgattgattgattgattgattaaactttattacagaaggatggagattttaggcattggctgcctagtcttacaatctgtccttgcaaacaaagacgagaacaaaacaacacatgaaaagagtatatggacactacgaatttgacgaaacatacatatggtaataagtaacattcaaaagcaaatcaaaagttatagattaactaaataaaaactatgaagtataaagatagcaaaagtaacaatgataatagcaatgaaggcaatgatgatgatttcatGGTAATAAGattaataacaataaaataataataatgataataataacactAATAATAATGACAATAATGAGTGCAAAGTTACGTTCAATAAGAACATGAGGTcctgaataaaaacaacaactgagcaAGCAAACAAATGGCAAGTCAAGTgtagaaaaacaacaatcataaaaagaGAATCGTATCCCGTATCTTTTTCCATGCATAAATTGCATACACGTATGCTAATATACATGTGAAGCTATAAGATCACGTTTATGTATTGATTAAATTAGGGTGGTTTAAGATATCGGAATAAACCAATTTACGAATTGCCACAATGTTACAATAACTGTTTCACTTTGAATCAGACTTCGaacaaatgtctgtgtgtttgttttttaaaggccTTGACTGATGGAATATGTTTAAGTACAGTTGGCAGCGAATTCCATA contains:
- the LOC138980590 gene encoding calmodulin-regulated spectrin-associated protein 1-like isoform X4, whose translation is MADSSSVEFEDSDVIEIIPVEEYDSQRAKLKASISWILTKAYGSSIPSELKDPFYENAKGQPQVKPQLVNLMTSSEVYCQACSNMFTDTASQWQGHWSIIQVLSRKGIYVAEAGDTTVTETVLMHTAPFKVAAHLSLIDALMKAYASEIASVERIVQAVRRYSSFNASSELPGGVEEALMFWVNKTCAALVNRGDLEIIQGESNQKVRIVSKSTPPRDSKTIPKMENLMSDLGDGCSVGATIAFYQPESLPVADVCLKDCVGIADSLYNLRLIRTFCERHLVLKCFHFTYEDLLYGRENLHENVLVFMAELFYLLEACVQADSGKEGAGEGAVQASGRRIQSPGIPQVSSATKRSFQKTPDDSRHPTEKITATPSSLPSRQQPLLQRRTTPSRRSQSLSLPQERETVRRSVIAWQDDQDIRERGSNGSTLLENVSVSWDADDTDFDPVSSADLADFEFTGHNQSRNSNLDDPNHPEFLDMTSVTPGHTSARLGGRHSVSGASTDRQEPLMPAKLRPAKEKVNNHSKAEERGDRTPKKKMFSPTKPTKGKLSPPGGSVQGRVSPSGGSGVGGGGEETASQRSSGSSMDETIVTPLASVDFATPRSGDTITSSSDTTAPATQQQVQQQQPQRPGSHPAYDAFMIAPDSSTEIPLTTPRRTASRVAGQGEPPATSYTLESQVCDSQTARDLGLPVIGQSTSDFVGEGAVRQVGASREGSIGSSRSSGDFSDHESHKIHQDHKARESLKHSPRRVGEMPKYPSHAPPPALSHPLADMGGVPKPGQLITDHLPDSGDMHKKPGTTSFAQIRRMKGIGNVDNSGVVYMQQEQRDQGGHAGSGGSSLKAAFQQKADSAKRATFARLPNETTWQQSAQRNAAQGAVPSGGAGAGASASNGEHSSPPTTELSQLRLKLEEKRREIERKKHQQEVHTAKMRQRLGKAAFMRVINKQDVPAGSAGVFCAQPGLTGLRGGRDLTDSAPLVNPPSCLTQALLQERLGQVGLDEASRPATLTTHSPISSNSTSASESPSTAAGGRSFSREGIQQTIDGVRRRWFHGSDPEGDVIRSKELEDENGVPVSELSSDMMQSCPPSMAAAAFGYSPQPSSCLGQEARASPVPVVEPERVLTERVLTERVLTRDSPPMHPQVREVSQSPRRTPERGISSGGGEQEYDQSLDNLNRSLTELQGEIKRLTLQQQEQFRTTHSPQGVPAEPGFPQHPPHQPSPPHLQPPHQQPPHHQPPSPQHQQKPAQPQQPLQPPSSRTAHGGRIAAQHPPLSNHTSHLSSPSLVPSTMDPPSPPSSIASHPHPAFAPEEEEAEAVSQEDDSSSGNGFFISMGEDTPRRPKPKPKLGKGRDGSVSRKDSSDVSDMGGAEFQRVPPLHGGGSDSSGGGALAVGGEAESSHSGSHTSLQGGSDDGSSGFTYMVGAGQEASVTDSDLEMQKKKERIIQAQIRRKEEQERKKMEKEMETQRRMQKKMLKEEEQEKKKAEEKSRREAIFQKYLQKKQDQDEEKPSAVAVTRRERSNSSQPRPKSMFVKARGGDSGEVTPRGLSAHSSQEDLSSNTSPSGSNAPLSSRPFRLNPNSRGKMRKAVSCNQLTQNGSQGASTYRRPPSPRGRPPSPGPKLFVKPNSKSNRHIIINALSYCCLAGIVNTDVKNKVLEEIARSATKHFLILFRDHGCQYRGLYNFDPESEEAYKITGIGPRNISSEMVEKFYKYNSGGKSFNEVTSTKHLSVSIDAVVLMNVYWKAKVKPASGR